The sequence GGACCCGGCGGCATACCCACCGGACGGCACCGGAACCGGCGGGGGCTGACATTTGTCATGGTCGGGTCGTGACGCCGGGGCCGGGGACGCGGCCCCGGTGCGGCCCAGGATCGATGTCATGACCAGTACGCATCCGGCCGTCGAGCTGGCCGGCCTCCGCAAGAGCTTCGGACCGGTGACCGCCGTCGACTCACTCGACCTGCGCATCGCCCCCGGCGAGGTGGTCGCCTTCCTCGGCCCCAACGGCGCCGGCAAGACCACCACGATCGACATGCTGCTCGGCCTGGCCCGCCCGGACGCCGGCACCGTCCGGCTCTTCGGCGGCGACCCGGGCGACGCCGTCCGGCACGGCCGGGTCAGCGCCGTCATGCAGACCGGCGGCCTGCTCAAGGACCTCACCGTCGCCGAGACGGTACGGATGACCGCGCACTTTCACGGCCGTACCCGCCCGGTGGCCGAGGTGCTGGCGCGGGCCGGGCTCACCGAGGCGGCGGACCGCCCGGTCGGCAAGTGCTCGGGTGGTCAGCAGCAGCGGCTGCGCTTCGCCCTGGCGCTGCTGCCCGACCCGGACCTGATGATCCTCGACGAGCCGACCACCGGGATGGACGTCGAGGGGCGGCGGGACTTCTGGCGGGCCATCCGGGCCGACGCCCGCGCCGGCCGGACCGTGGTCTTCGCCACCCACTACCTGGACGAGGCCGACGCGTACGCGGACCGGATCGTGCTGGTCCGGCAGGGGCGGGTGGTCGCCGACGGCACCACCGCCGAGATCAAGAACCTGGCCGCCGGGCGGCTGGTCCGGGCCACCCTCCCCGGCGCCGACCAGGCCGCCCTCGCCGCCCTGCCCGGGGTGGTGACGGTCGAGGTACGCGGCGACGGCGTGCTGGTGCGCTGCGACGACTCGGACGCCGTCGCCCGGCACCTGTTGACCCGCACCGCCGCGCGGGACGTCGAGATCACCTCGCGCAACCTGGAAGACGCCTTCCTCGCCCTGACCGCCGCCGAGAACCCCGGAGCCTGAGATGACGCTGACCTCGCCCGCACCCGTCGCCGCCGCCCGCCCGGCCCGGCGCCCGCCGGCGCTCGGCGGCTTCTCCCCGGCGGTGCTCGCCATCGAGCTGCGCCGGCTGCTGCGCAACCGCCGCACGCTGGGCTTCACCCTGGTCATGCCGGCGGTCTTCTTCCTGCTGTTCGGCCTGCCGCAGCGCGGGCAGGAGCTGCCCAACGGCCGGCCGGTCACCGCCTGGATCATGATCAGCCTCGCCGTGTACGCCGCGATGGTCGCCACCACCAGCGCCGGCGCGGCGGTCGCCACCGAACGGGCGCTCGGCTGGACCCGGCAACTGCGGCTCACCCCGCTGCGGCCGGCCGCGTACGTGGCGACCAAGGTGGTCACCGCGATGGCGCTCGGCCTCGCCGCGGTCGTCGTCGAGTTCGGCGTCGGCGCGGCCGCCGGGGTACGCCTGCCGGTGTCCGTCTGGCTGCTCGCCGGCCTGGCCGCCTGGCTCGGCTCGCTGGTCTTCGCCGCCCTCGGGCTCCTCGTCGGCTACCTCGCCCCGGCCGAGAACGTCATGCAGTACCTGGGCCCGGTGCTGGCGGTGCTGGCCATGCTCGGCGGCCTGTTCGTCCCGCTCGACGTGCTGCCGCACGCGCTGCAGGAGCTCGCCCGCTTCACCCCGGTCTACGGGGTCGGCCAGCTGGCCCGGGCACCGCTGACCGACACCGGGGTGGGGCCGGCGGAGCTGGCCAACGTGCTCGGCTGGACGGCACTGTTCGGCTACGGCGCGTCCCGGCTGTTCCGCCGGGACACCGCCCGGGTCTGAGCCGCGACGGCGGTGGCTAGCGTGTACCCGATGGAGCGTGCACCGGGCCGGCCCGCGCCGGTGAGCCGCCACTGGCGGTTCACCGGCTGGCTGCTCGCCGTGGTCTGGCTCTTCTTCCTCAACATCCCGCTGGCCACCGCCCTGCACCAGGCGCAGCTGTGGCGGCGGGCGGTGGGAGTGACCACACTGGTCGCCTTCGGCCTGGTCTACGTGGTGGTGTTCCAGTGGGCGCGGGCCCGCCGGCAGGCGCACCGGCCGGTGCCGGTCGGCCGGGCCCGGGCCCTCGTCGCGCTGCTGCTGGGGCTCGGGCTGGCCGGCATCCCCGGCACCGGCGGGGACTGGCTGACCACCCTGGTCTTCGTCGCCACGGCGGCGGTGTTCCTGCTGCCCGGCGTCGAGGCGCTGGTGGTGGTGGCGCTCGCCGCGTTCACCCCGCCGGTGGTCGCCCGGCTGGTGCCCGGCTGGACGGCGGAGAGCAGCGTCGTCTTCGCGGTGCTGCTCGCCTCGTTCGCCATGTTCGGGGTGAGCCGGCTGGCCCAGCGCAACGCCGAACTCCAGGCGGCCCAGGCCGAGATCCGCCGGCTCGCGGTCGCCGAGGAGCGGGCCCGCACCGCCCGGGACCTGCACGACATCCTCGGCCACTCGCTGACCGTGGTGGCGGTCAAGGCGGAACTGGCCGGTCGGCTGCTGGAGCTGGACACGGCCCGGGCGGCCACCGAGATCGCCGACGTCGAGCGGCTGGCCCGGCAGGCGCTCGCCGACGTGCGGCGCACCGTCGGGGCGTACCGGGAGATCAGTCTGGCCGGCGAACTGGCCGGCGCCCGGACGGCGCTGGCCGCCGCGGGCATCGTCGCGGAGCTGCCGGACGACGTGCCGGAGCTGCCGGCGGAGCGGGACGAGCTGTTCGGGTGGGCGGTGCGGGAGGGAGTGACCAACGTGGTGCGGCACAGCGGGGCGCGGCGGTGCGTCATCCAGGTCCGGCCGGACCGGGTGGAGATCGCCGACGACGGGCGCGGGCCGGCCGACCCGGACGGCCCGGGGCACGGCCTGACCGGGCTGCGGGAGCGGGCGCGCCGGCTGGATGCCACGGTCACCGTCGGCCGGCCGGCCGACGGCCCCGGCTTCCTGTTGCGGGTCGGCGCGTGAGCGCGCCGATCCGGCTGCTGCTCGCCGACGACCAGGCGCTGGTCCGGGGTGCGCTGGCCGCGCTGCTCTCGCTGGAGCCGGATCTGACCGTGGTGGCCGAGGTGGGCCGGGGCGACGAGGTGGTCGACGAGGCCCGCCGCACCGGCCCGGACGTGGCCCTGCTGGACGTGGAGATGCCCGGGCTGGACGGCATCTCCGCCACCGCCGCGCTGCGGGCGGCGGTGCCCGGCTGCCGGGTGCTGGTGGTGACCACCTTCGGCCGGCCCGGCTACCTGCGTCGGGCGATGGAGGCCGGGGCGAACGGCTTCGTGGTCAAGGACACCCCGGCCCGGCAGCTCGCCGACGCCGTCCGGCGGGTGCACGCCGGCCTGCGGGTGGTCGACCCCACCCTGGCGGCGGAGACCCTGGCCACCGGCGCCAGCCCGTTGACCGGGCGGGAGACCGAGCTGCTGCGCGCGGCCCGGGACGGCGGCACGGTCGCCGAGCTGGCGGCGGCGCTGCACCTGTCGGAGGGGACGGTGCGCAACCACCTCTCCGCGGCGATCGGCAAGACCGGCGCCCGCAACCGCGCCGACGCGGTGCGCATCGCCGAACAGAACGGCTGGCTGCTCGGCGGATGACCTGGGCCTGCTACGGACGGGGTCAGCCGGTGGGCGGTGGGGTGGCCAGTCGCTCGATCACCACCAGCGGTGTCCCGGGGGGCAGCTCGGCGAGCAGTTGCCGCTGGGCGCTGCGGGTCAGCCGGATGCAGCCGTTGGTGGAGTTCTTGCCGAGCGTGTCGTCGTTGTGCCAGCTGTGCAGGCCGATGTGCGCGCCCCGCAGGCCGGTCGGCACCGCCTCCGGGTCGTCGGGTATCGCGCCGAGGGCGAAGATGTCGACGCCGCCGTAGACCTCCTGGGGCGGTGGGGTGCGGCCGAGGACGAAGGTCCGACCGAGCGGGGTGGACTGGCCCGGCATCCCGAGGCTGACCGGCCAGGAGTGGGTGGCCCGGCCGTCCCGGTACCAGGTCAGCCGGTGCGACTGACGCTCCACCACGAGCTGGTCGCGCAGCCCGACGGTGCTCCAGCCGCCGGCGGGCAGCCAGGCGATCCGCCGGTTCGCCGACGGCAGCAGCACCGCCGTCCAGCCCGTACGGTGCTCCACCACCGGCATCGTGACCTCGACCCCGCTGATGGTCGGGGCGAGCAGGGCCAGCGGGCGTCCCCCCGGGGCGTCGTACGCGGCGATCCGCCGGGTCGGCGTCAGCCCCTCGGTCAGCGGGGTGGTGTCCTGCGGGCGCGGGTCGGCGGGGAAGCCGGTGGGCGCCGGGTCGTAGTCGACCACCGGCAGACCGTCCGGGGCGGGCGCCGCGGCCGGCACCGACTCCTCGGGGGTCGGCTCGACCGTCGGTTCGGCGGTCGGCTCGGCGGTCGGGGTGGCCGGTGCGACCCGGGCCGGCGGCGCGGACGTCTGGTCGTGGCGCAGCGCCGAGCTGACCAGCAGCGCGAGTGCGAGCACCACCGGTACGCCGAACGCGGCGGTCAGCCAAGCGAGGCCGAAGCGGGACGTCAATCGCTCAAAGAACACCAAACCACTCTAAGCGACAGAAAGCGCACAGGGCCCCCGCCCGGCGGAACTGTGCCGGACGGGAGCCCTGCCGGAACGGCTCAGGACAGCCGGGCGCCGACGTGGATGGCGACCCCGTCGTGGGCCGGGATGGTCGCGGCGAACCAGCCGTTGGCGTCCACCGTGATCAACGGCCCGGAGCAGGAGCCGTTGGCGTAGTCACCGTGGATCACGTCGCAGTACCGGCCGGCGGGCAGCCCGGCGTAGTAGGACCGGCCGGTGATCGCCGAGCCCTCGTCGTTGATGGTCAGGTAGCCCTTGCCGGCCCGGCTGAAGGCGATGTGCTGGTAGCCGTTGTCGTACCAGTTGGCGACCGCGGCGCCCTGGGTGGCGTTGTGGAAGCCGACCATGTTGGCGACGACCCGCCAGCGGTGCTCGCACTCCCAGCCGGAGTAGCAGGTGGTGTTCAAGGTCTTGTTGTTGGCGTCCGAGGGTGGGTCCTGGTCGCGGGAGCTGAAGGTGTAGCTGGACATCACGGTCGGCGCCCCGTACGGCCAGGCCAGCATGAACGCGTTGGCCAGGGCGTAGGCGGCCCCGTTGCGGTAGGTCAGCACGTTGCCGTCGCGTTGGGTGTCGTGGTTGTCGACGAACACCTCGGCCGAGCCGCTGGGCAGGTAGCCCCACGCCTCGCCGAAGTTGCGCAGGTACGCCAGCCGCTCGCTGTTGAACATCCGGGCCAGGTCCTTGCCGTACCGGAACTCGTGCACGTCGCCGTTGCCGGTGTACTCACCCGGGCCGATCGGCTCGCCGGCGCCGTAGATGACCTCCTGCACGACGTACGCCGAGCGGGACAGCCTGCCCTTGATGGCGGCGATGTCGGCGGCCGGCATGTGCTTGCTGGCGTCCAGCCGGAAGCCGTCCACCCCGAGGGCGAGCAGGTCGTTCAGGTACCCCGCGATCTTCGACCGGACGTAGTCGGACTCGGTCTTCAGGTCGGAGAGGTTGACCAGCTCGCAGTTCTGCACCTCGTACCGGTCGTTGTAGTTGACGATGTCGTCGCCGCCGTTGCGGCCGCAGTGGTGGAAGTCCTGCGTCTGGTAGCTGCCCGGGTAGTCGTAGTGGCTGTAGGACGAGCCGGCCCAGCCGGTGCCGGGGGTGTCCTGGCCGGACATGTGGTTGATCACCGCGTCGACGATGACCTTCACGCCCGCGGCGTGGCAGGTGTTCACCATCGACTG comes from Micromonospora purpureochromogenes and encodes:
- a CDS encoding ABC transporter ATP-binding protein → MTSTHPAVELAGLRKSFGPVTAVDSLDLRIAPGEVVAFLGPNGAGKTTTIDMLLGLARPDAGTVRLFGGDPGDAVRHGRVSAVMQTGGLLKDLTVAETVRMTAHFHGRTRPVAEVLARAGLTEAADRPVGKCSGGQQQRLRFALALLPDPDLMILDEPTTGMDVEGRRDFWRAIRADARAGRTVVFATHYLDEADAYADRIVLVRQGRVVADGTTAEIKNLAAGRLVRATLPGADQAALAALPGVVTVEVRGDGVLVRCDDSDAVARHLLTRTAARDVEITSRNLEDAFLALTAAENPGA
- a CDS encoding ABC transporter permease, which encodes MTLTSPAPVAAARPARRPPALGGFSPAVLAIELRRLLRNRRTLGFTLVMPAVFFLLFGLPQRGQELPNGRPVTAWIMISLAVYAAMVATTSAGAAVATERALGWTRQLRLTPLRPAAYVATKVVTAMALGLAAVVVEFGVGAAAGVRLPVSVWLLAGLAAWLGSLVFAALGLLVGYLAPAENVMQYLGPVLAVLAMLGGLFVPLDVLPHALQELARFTPVYGVGQLARAPLTDTGVGPAELANVLGWTALFGYGASRLFRRDTARV
- a CDS encoding sensor histidine kinase; translation: MERAPGRPAPVSRHWRFTGWLLAVVWLFFLNIPLATALHQAQLWRRAVGVTTLVAFGLVYVVVFQWARARRQAHRPVPVGRARALVALLLGLGLAGIPGTGGDWLTTLVFVATAAVFLLPGVEALVVVALAAFTPPVVARLVPGWTAESSVVFAVLLASFAMFGVSRLAQRNAELQAAQAEIRRLAVAEERARTARDLHDILGHSLTVVAVKAELAGRLLELDTARAATEIADVERLARQALADVRRTVGAYREISLAGELAGARTALAAAGIVAELPDDVPELPAERDELFGWAVREGVTNVVRHSGARRCVIQVRPDRVEIADDGRGPADPDGPGHGLTGLRERARRLDATVTVGRPADGPGFLLRVGA
- a CDS encoding response regulator transcription factor, whose protein sequence is MSAPIRLLLADDQALVRGALAALLSLEPDLTVVAEVGRGDEVVDEARRTGPDVALLDVEMPGLDGISATAALRAAVPGCRVLVVTTFGRPGYLRRAMEAGANGFVVKDTPARQLADAVRRVHAGLRVVDPTLAAETLATGASPLTGRETELLRAARDGGTVAELAAALHLSEGTVRNHLSAAIGKTGARNRADAVRIAEQNGWLLGG
- a CDS encoding L,D-transpeptidase — encoded protein: MFFERLTSRFGLAWLTAAFGVPVVLALALLVSSALRHDQTSAPPARVAPATPTAEPTAEPTVEPTPEESVPAAAPAPDGLPVVDYDPAPTGFPADPRPQDTTPLTEGLTPTRRIAAYDAPGGRPLALLAPTISGVEVTMPVVEHRTGWTAVLLPSANRRIAWLPAGGWSTVGLRDQLVVERQSHRLTWYRDGRATHSWPVSLGMPGQSTPLGRTFVLGRTPPPQEVYGGVDIFALGAIPDDPEAVPTGLRGAHIGLHSWHNDDTLGKNSTNGCIRLTRSAQRQLLAELPPGTPLVVIERLATPPPTG
- a CDS encoding alpha-amylase: MHRRRCRSAILALGVLASLLVPTTVAAPPAAAAPAGARNVIVQLFEWNWPSVASECTNVLGPKGYGYVQVSPPQEHVRGNQWWLAYQPVSYRIESRKGTRAQFQSMVNTCHAAGVKVIVDAVINHMSGQDTPGTGWAGSSYSHYDYPGSYQTQDFHHCGRNGGDDIVNYNDRYEVQNCELVNLSDLKTESDYVRSKIAGYLNDLLALGVDGFRLDASKHMPAADIAAIKGRLSRSAYVVQEVIYGAGEPIGPGEYTGNGDVHEFRYGKDLARMFNSERLAYLRNFGEAWGYLPSGSAEVFVDNHDTQRDGNVLTYRNGAAYALANAFMLAWPYGAPTVMSSYTFSSRDQDPPSDANNKTLNTTCYSGWECEHRWRVVANMVGFHNATQGAAVANWYDNGYQHIAFSRAGKGYLTINDEGSAITGRSYYAGLPAGRYCDVIHGDYANGSCSGPLITVDANGWFAATIPAHDGVAIHVGARLS